The genomic segment GAAAAATATAAATTATGAATAAACACCAATAAAAATCTTAATTTTATAAATATTTATAACTCCAAACCTTTTTAAAAAAGAATTAATTACTATTATATATGTTATACACAAAAGATGGATATCCAGAACCTAATGAAATTGTTCTATGTAATGTTAAAAAAATTTATGGAAATACAACATTTGTAGATTTAATTGAATATGAAAAAGAAGGAGTTCTAACAATATCTGAAATCGCGCCTGGAAGAATTAGAAATTTAAGGGAGTATGTAGTTGAAAATAAAACTATAATATGTAAAGTTTTAAGGATAGATGCAAAAGGAAGAAGGATTGATGTATCTCTAAGAAGAGTTCCTTTACCTGTAATGAAAAAGAAATTAGAAGAAATTAAAAAAGAAGAATATTCTGAGAGAATTTATGTAGATGTTGCAAAAGAAACAAATACTACTAAAGAAGATTTATTTGAAAGAACTTATGCAGTAATTTTTGATACCTATGGTACAGTATTTGAAGCTTTATACGAAGTAATGCTTGATAATACTAAAGTTTCAATATTTAACGAATTAAAAGATGTTGAAAAAGAAAGCTTCATAAAAATTATTAATGATAGAATTAAACCTGAAGAAGTAATATTTAAAGAAAAGTTTGTTTTATCTTCAAAAATGATTAATGGAGTAGAATTAATTAAAAAATCTATAACAAATTCTTTAGAACCACTAAATTATGAAAAATTCCAAATTACTTATACTGCGGCAGGAAAATATGAAATTGTAATTACACATGATGATATGAAGTCTGCAAACATATTGTATGATAAATTTAGAGAAAATTTAGAAAAAGAAGCAAAAGAAAACAATCTTGATTTAATTATTAAAGAGCATTAATTTTTTTAATATTTAATTTCATAAATCTTATTTTTCCACAAATCAATTTTAATTAATTTATTATTTTCTTCATATAAGAAATATTTTAAAACATGATTATATGCTAAAGAAGCAGATGCAAATGTAGTAGAACCTAAAATTCCAAATTCTGCGCATTTTTTATCTTCTACACTATTTGGAAAAACTTTTTCAAATTTTTTATCTTTTCCTTTAAAAATACAACTAATAATCTCAGTTTTAATTGCGCCATTGTAAATCCAATCTTTAGAATTTTTTTCACAAAAATTATTAATGATTCTCCTTGTTTCAAAATTATCGCTCGCATCAATAATTAAATCGGACCCATTACACATCTTAGATATATTTAGACCATTTAAATATTCGTTATAAATTGTAATATTTGAATAAGGGTTTGCTAAAATAAGGTATTTTTTTAAACATTCAACTTTAAACTCTTCAATATCTATATCATTATAAATTTGTCTTTGTATATTTATTTCTTCAATTTTATCATTATCAATTAAAGTTAAATTCAAAAATCCCCCTTTTACTAAAAGTACTGCTAGTGGGGAGCCTATACCACCACAACCAACAATTACGATTTTTTTATCTTTAATTATTTCATTAAAATTATCTGGCAAAAAATCAATTTTATTTTGTCTAGTATATCTCATAAACTATAATTATATTTTCTAATTTAAAAAATCACCTACAAATTGTGTAAATAAGATTTATAAATATGTCTTTATTAAAAAATATATGAATGAAACAATTAATGAGACTATAAATCAAACAATTCAAAAAATACCCGAATTATTTGGTTCAACTCTACCTGTGACTTCTTCGCCAATTTTGGATATTTACCTAATAACTCTATTGACTTCTTCATTTATTACACTAGTTAACAAATATATGTCAGATCAAACAAAGATTAGAGCTCTAAAAGTAGAAATGAAAGATTTGCGTAAAGAACACAGAGAACTTATGATAAAAGATCCAAAGAAGGCTCAAAAAATCCAACAAGCAATGATGAAAAAAAATTTGGAAAATATGAAACACACAATGAACCCAAAAATAATGATCATAACAATGCTTCCAATGCTATTCTTAATCGGTATATTAAGACAATATTATGGACCATTTGGTGAATTTTTCAATTTTTTAGGATTTACTATGTTTGGTTGGTTAGGAACTTATATTGTATTCTCAATCATTAATTCATTAATACTTAAAAAGGTTTTAGATGTAGCTTAAAACCATTAAATATCTTATTTTTCTAGTTTTTATATTCAGGAGGACAAAAATATATAAAGGATAAATCATATTATTTTTTATAAAATGTTTAGAGAGAAATTTACCAATTTTAAACAAAGCAGAGGATACCTATACATTAGGGAATCTGAGTATGTAAGAGATAAGCGAACTCTAAAACGAAAACCTTCTAAATTAGGAGATGGTACTGCAACTAAAGATAGGGGTAAGTATTCAAAGAAGAAAGACATATATTGTGGTAAAATCTTAGAAATTGACATAAAATTTGTAGAAACCTTCAAAGATTATATAGAAAAACAAGATAAGGATTATTTTGAATACAAATTAAACTTAAAATATGAAGAATTAATTGATGAATTTACGAATTATTTGTTATACATCTATGACATTGACAAAGATAATTTTTTTAATGGAAAAAAAGCAGTATATGTAGTTGGAAATGGCTATTTATCAAGAGAAACAATTAATTGGCTTAAAAGATTCAACATTAAAGGTAATTATGAAAGTTCAAAAGAGATAGGAAGATTTACTTATAGATGTGAGGATGTAGGGATATTTGATGAAGACACCATTAATTCACTGTATTTAAAATTAGTTCCACAAGTAAATAAAGAAGATATGTTAGAAGAAATAAATTCTATTCAAAAATCTAATACCGTAGAAGAATACAAATCATATAGGGATTTCATGAAAAAATCTTAAAATAAATCAAATCAATTCTTTAATATTGGTTTTAATGATCTCTCCATTCCTTAGAATTCTATTAATTTCATAATGTTTAATACTTTCTCCTTCTATTGAATGCTTAATAATTGGATCAATATCAACAAATCTTTTATAATCTACAATTTTATCAACTTCTATCCAAAAATTATCTCCTTCCCTTGTATCTTTTAGTAATTCACCTTCAAACTCCCTACAAATATAAAAATATCCTATAATGTGATGGGCAACTTCATTAGTATCTTCTTCAAGACTGATTTTTTCTGTAACGCATTTTAATTTCAAATCTTTGGCTAAAAATCCTGTCTCCTCCAAAAATTCAATCTCTGCTTGTTTTATTTTTGAGACTCCAAGTTCTACTTTTCCTCCAGGAATATTCAAATAACCTAAAAAAGGTTGTTTTTTTCTTGTATTTAAAAGAACTCTACCATCTTTATATCCTATAACAAAACTACAAACAAGAGGTTTTCCTTTAGTTTTAATCTCAACACCATCAATTGAAGTCACTAAATTAAAGCCTTTAGTTGTTAAAACATAGTAATCTTCTTCTTTTTTTAGAATACCTTCTCCAACTAAATTTTTTAAATGATAATCAAAATTTGAAGAAGAACACATTTTCTTGTCCCATATTTCTCCATATTTAAGTTTCTTATTGTACATAAACTTTCTAAGAATTTCTTTTTGGATGTTATTTTCTTCATTCATAATTTTAAAAAACCTTTGAACTATATAAATTTCTTCTCAAATAAATTTGACAAAGAAATATTTAATTTAATTGAAATGTTTAGTCAATTTACTCTTAGAAATATCTAAATCGCTCCTATCATTAATATCTTCGTATAATTCGTATAATTTATATTTTTCTGCAAAAGCCATAATAAACATCAAATACTTGCCTGAATCCACATAATCTTTATCAAAATCTAAATCATCAAAATGAACTTGCATTTTGTTAATTCTCTTATCAAAATCTCTTCCAATATCTCCAGGATAGATTTTAAATGATTTAGCAATTCTTTGAATCTTTTCTTTTTCAAGAGGTTTTTCTAATTTTCCTAAACTAGGTTTACCAGTAAACTTAGTTTTTTCAACAACTTTATTCGTCTTTAAATTGTTCAATCTCTCATTACTCTTCTTTGACCAATCTGTCTTTTTAACTTGTTTAAATGGATTAATAATTTCATTACTCATAATTTAATTTCATAAGAATTATTTATAAATTTTTTTAATGGTTTACCAGTAAACTTGAAAATCTCAAATCAATTTTGAAACCTTAACTAAAAGTTCTTCAAAATCTTCTGTGGCTTTTTTGTGTTCATATTTCTTCTCCGGTGCACTTTCATATTCAATTGCAGTAATACCTCTCATTCTTGCCTTTTTAATGTGCGAATTCTCTCTAATTGGTGTTGCAATAAACTCTTCTTCGATATTTTCATACAACATATCAATAATTGCTTGATTATCGACTTTAAATCTCAAATCATATCTATTTGGAACAATTAAATAATTAAGTTCTTTAGTTAAAATTTTAAGTTCATCAAGTCTTGATATATCATTAATAGTGTGGATAAGTCCTGTTAGAGAATCAACATCAAAATGAGTAGGACAAATGAGAAGATCAGATGCCACAAGAGAAATATCTGTTAAAGTATCAGAAACTCCTGGAGATAAGTCCAATACAATATAATCATAATTACTAAAATTTTTATCTTCAAATTTTTCTTTTAACTTCAAATGGTAATTTTTAATACTCTCTAAATATCTTGAAACCTCATAAAGTCCAGAATCAGCCCCAATAATATCTAAATTATCTTTAATACTGTATTTAGCATAATTTAAATCAAAATCATCATCACCTAAAAGATTAGAACTGGTAAATTTATCCTCATCAATTTCTTTAATAAAACTCTTTGTCAAATTAGCTTGAGAATCTAAATCAATAAGTAAAACTCTAAATCCTTTCTCTGAGAGTAAATATGCTAAATTCGAAGAAATAGTGGTCTTTCCAACTCCTCCTTTTGATACTTTCACAGTAATTACTTTAGTCATACATTAAAGAATCAAAGTTTGGTTTTTAAATTCTAGTAATTCTACTCTAGTAATTTCAGATTTTAAGTAATCTTGGTAAACTTGGTTTACTAAATGACTAGAAACTTATTTAAATTAAAAAAATACGATTTTATTAATGGTATTCATGAGATTAAAAACTTCAAAACAAAATTTAGAACAAAAAATAATAAATTCTGATTTTTCACAAATCTCTAAAATTCCTGATATCAAACAAACTTGGTCATTATTTAAACACTCAAGTTCTAATTATAAAATTTTATTAAGTGATAAATCAGATCTGATTGGTACAAATAATTCTTCTATGACTGAAAACTTTATTGATTACTTGCAACCCCTATACAAAGCAGAAGAAGAATTTGAGTGTTTAAAAAAATATTGCAATTTAATTGGTCCTACAATCCCTATTTCTTTAGCTTTTAGTATAATCTCATTATTCGGGACAATGTGTTTTTTAAAAAATCAATCTCAAGAGTCTATGTTTTTATCATCTCTTACAGTAGGTTTTTTATCTTATTTAGGAACACAAAATTTACTAACATATCCTCAGAAAAAACATTTGAAAAATGAAATAGGATATTTAAAGCAAAAATATTCTCTAGATTATGGCAATGAAGTTTTAGATTCTATATTAAAATATGAAAAAACGCCTAATTCATTATCTTTCCCTTCAAAAGAACCTATTTAAGCTTTTCTGAGATTTGCTTTTTACAACTTCATCAAAATCTATATCTAAATTTTCTAATAAATCATCTGAAACGCCTTTTAACTGCTTCTCAACATAATGTTCATAATCATATTGAGTTTTTTCATCAATCAATTTGATATGTTTAGGTCCATTTTTCGTCATAATATACTCTACCAATCTCTTGTTAAATTTAGGAAGCTCTCTTGCAGCTTTAACATGAGGTGGAGTCATTTTTGTATATTGATACAGGGGTTTAGTAGTCTTTTTTTTGTAAACTAAATCTTCATCATACTCTCCTTTCTTAAGCTTATCAACTTCTTCAAGAATAAATTTTTTAATATCTTCATTGCTAACCTTTGAAAATATTTTATCAATTAAACTAATTTGAAATTTTTTAGCAAGATTTGTCCAATCACCTCTAATTGCTTCAATTCCCACATAATCGTAATCTTTCTTAAATTCATCAAATCCCACATACCTCTTTTTTGATGCAATAAAAAAATTCGAATAAAATTTCTCAAATTCAATATTTAAAAAATTTTCTTGTCCAAACTCTTCTTCAACCCATTTCTTAAAATATTCATTCAAATCTTTCTCTAAATCTCTTCCCGTACTAATCTTTTCATCAAGTAAACCCAGTTTACCAGATAACTTAACAAAAATCGAATCAGTATCTCCATAAATAACTTGGTCTCCTCTATCCTCAACAAATTTCTTAGCTTTTTTAATAATAAATCTTGCAAAAGATGTAATTGCCTCACCAACATCTTTATTGTACAATCTAGACTTAGGACTAGCAACAGCACCATAAAACGAATTCATAGTGGTCTTAAGTGCAAAACTCTTAACCTCATCTTTTTCCTTTTTCGCAATATCTCTTTCTTTATACAATCTTAATATCAATTCAGGCAAAACTCCTTTATTTTTAATGAATTTAGCGCCATTAGGGGCTTCAATTTGTCCATTTTCATCATAGGTGAAAGGGTCAATATTAAATGTCATAATAATTGAAGGATAAAGCGATTTAAAATCTAAAACATACACATCATCATAAAATCCTTGCACAGGGCTAACAACATAGGCGCCCTCAATTGGTGAAGAAGTAGTATAATTAAAATTTGAAGGCGCAACAAATCCTTTTTTATGCAATTCTTTAAGGTACATAATGTCTAAAGTTGCAATGGGGGATTTTACTTTTTGAAGAGGAGTATTTGTAATAATGGATCTTTGAGTCATAAGATCAAAGAGTTTTAATTTCTCAACAATCTTAGAAACAAGCACAGAATCCTTAAAATTGTATTCAATTAACTTAATGGGGTTCGAATTCAAAAGCTTTCTAATTTGTTCTAATTTGTCATCATCGTCATCATTATCTGCATTTTCATCATTTAAATCAATCTTTTCATCCTTTAAAGCCTCTTTAGCAACGGTATCTAACTTATAATCTTCAAAAGCAATAAAATTAGACTTCAAAATTTGTATGGCGTCCCAAACAAGAATTCCTGAACAAACCATTGTACTGTCTTTAAAAAAGTCTTTATTTATCTTTAATTTACTCTCCTGGCCATATTTTGAAAATTTGAAATCTATTGAATACAGCTTCATTCGCTCCTTAATTACTCTAAAATCAAAATCTATAACATTCCATCCTATCATAACTTGAGGTTCAAAAACAACAACTTCATTTTTAAATTTCTCTAAAATTTCTGCTTCATTTTCTAACAATTCTACCTTAAAACCTTCAAATTTGGTCTTTTCAATGGATTTTAGGTGTTTTTCATCTATTTCTTGAGCATTCACGAAAACTTTATTTGATTTAGAATTATCTGGAGAATATGTACTAATCATAATGATTATGTCTTCTTCGCCCTCCCTAATAGTTTCAATGTCTAAACACAGATACTTTAAAATGTTAGTTTTCTTACTTAAATTTGAGATTTTGACTTCATTTTCTATTAGATATTGATGTTCTGTAATCAAATCTTGCTCATATGTCTCATATTTGTTGTTTCTAGACTCAGAAAGTATAAATTCGTACAATTCTTTGTCTTTAACTTCAATTTTTAGCACTTTGTCTGTATTTTTGTTTTTTAATTGGTCATTTGCTAGAATAATCTTATCGCTTTTGATGTTAAGAGCTTCAAAATCGTTCTTTTTCATATAAATTGTGTATTCTAGGGTGTTTTTTTCATAAATGGTCTGTTTTTGTTCATTTACATAAAAAAAATTTAATTCGATATTCTCTTCAGTTTCTTTCTTTTCTATTTGATATAGAAATTTATCCATAATTTGATTAATTCTTTCACATTTAAATTAGTTTTCAATTTGTATTTAAACATATATGTTTACTAATAAACAAACGCGTTCATTAATATCTCTTTTTATTGATTAAAGCTCTATTTTTACTCAAAAATATTATTAATTAGTATATTTTTCTAATTTTTCATATTTGTTTGTTTTATTGTCTTTAAATCTTATTTTTGAGATTATTTCTAACTTTTTTAACAATTTTAAAGTTAATTATTGATTTCTAGTCATTTATATTGATTATTGAAAGTTTTAAGTCTTATTTTTCCTTTATTTCTCCAAATAAAACATATTTGTTCGCGTTTGTTTGTTTTAGTTTTTTTTGTTTATTATTTAGTTGTCGTTGGTCCTCTAAACATGTATATATTTAATGATTTCAAATTATTTGAAAAACAAACAAAAGAATAAACTTTATATAGTATTTAGAAATTATATTCATATGGTATTTAATGAAGATATTTGTAAGAAATTAAAGGATTTAAGGTCTGGAAAGCTTTCATGTGTCAAAAATGTTAGCAATTTCTTAGCAAACATTGAAAAAAATAATGAAAAATACAACATTTTTCTTGAAATTAATAAAGATGCATTGAAAAAAGCAGAAGAATTAGACTCTAAATTAAAAAATAAAGGTAATTTAGGAACTCTTTTTGGTTTAACATTTGCAGTAAAATCAAATATATCAGTTAAAGGATTAACTATTTCTTGTGCTTCTAAGACTCTTGAGAACTATAAGGGCACTTTTAATGCAGAAATCATCGAAAAAATCCTAAACGCGGATGGAATTATTATAGGAATCACCAATAATGATGAATTTGCATCAGGATCTTCTGGAGAGAACTCAGCTTTTGGTAATACTATTAATCCTTCTTCTCCAAACAGGATTCCTGGTGGCTCTTCCTCAGGTTCTGCTGCAGCAGTTGCAGCTGATATGTGTGACATTGCATTTGGTTCAGATACGGGTGGAAGTATTAGAAATCCAGCATCTCATTGCGGAATCATTGGAATAAAGCCAAGTTATGGTAGAGTATCAAGATATGGTTTAGTAGATTTATCGATGAGTTTAGATCAAATCGGTCCATTTTCAAAAGAAGTGTATGGTTCAGCTTTAGTACTAAAAGAAATTGCAGGTTTTAGTGAAAACGACTCAACAACAGTAGATTTGCCCGTTCAAGACTTTGTAAACTCTAAATCTGAGAGCAAATATAAAATTGGAGTGATTAAAACCTTTAAGAATTTGGTAAAAGATAAGGGAATTCAAGATTTAATTGATGACAAAATTGAATCCTTAAAAAAACTAGGCCATGAAATCATAGAAGTTGATATTAAAAATATTGATTTAGCAATTCAAGCGTACTATCCAATTGTATACACTGAATTTTACTCTGGAACAAGGAAATTTGATGGAATTAAATTTGGTAAAAAAATTGAAGATACTTGTGGTCCTGAAGTTCTAAGGAGAATCTTGGGAGGAAAAGAGATCTCAAGGTCAGAATATGATGGGGCTTACTATAAAAAATCTCTAAAAGTAAAAGAGATAATTGCAAAAGAATTTGAAAGAGTATTCAAAGAAGTAGATTTCATTATAACTCCAGTAACTCCTACGCTTCCTCACAAATTTGAAACAAAACTATCTATTGAGGACATGTACGCATACGATGCTTTCACAATTCCTGCCAATCTTGCTGGAATTTGTGGAGGAGTTGTATCTAAAGATAAAATTGAAGATGAAGGAGATAAAGTCTCAGTTGGAATTCAAATTCTTGCAGACAAATTTAAAGAAGACAATTTATTCAAAGGATTATACTTACTTGAATCTTTGAATTAAAATTCTTAAGAAATTAAAAAACCTTATAAAATCTTATTTTTTAGACTTTTTATGAAAAAAAAAAGAAAATATTTTTTATAATCTTAATTACAATACTCTTAATTGGCATTATTTCTTTATCTCTAAAAACTCCTTCAAATAATCGAGATTGGTCTGAAGATCAAAAAACTCTATCCTATGCAAAAATTAATGACAATTTAATTCAGATTTACAATATTAGAAATTTCACATATAAAACAACTAAAGACTACACTACTTCTTATTATAATCAAACTTATGACATAGATAAACTTGAAGGACTGGACTACATTGTAGAACCATTTTCATCATTTGAAGGTCTAGCACACACATTCCTATCTTTTAAATTTGAAAATGAAACTTACCTTTCAATCTCAGTTGAAATTCGGAAAGAAAAAAATGAATCATTCTCTCCACTAAAAGGATTATTTAGAAATTTTGAATTAGTATATGTAATTGACGATGAAAAAGATTTAATTAAATTAAGAACAAACTATCGTAATGATAGTGTTTACTTGTATCCTGTAAAAATCACAAAAGAAAGTTTACAATTATTATTCCTAGATATGATAAATAGGACAAATCAATTAAAAGAAAATCTTGAATATTACAATACTTTAACAAACACATGCACAACAAATATTTTAGACCATGTAGACAACATTACCAAAGGAAAGATAAAATACTCTTATTATGTCTTATTTCCTGGTTATTCGGGTAAATTAATTTATGATATTGGTTTAATTAATACTAGTTTAAGTTTTGATGATGCAAAACAGTATTACAAAATTAATGACTTAGCTTTAGCAAACGCAAACTCTAAAGATTTTTCAACAAATATTAGAAAAGAGATAAAATAATCCTATTTTTTATCCACAATTTAATTTTTGGGACAAATTTTCAAATCAAACTACTTAAATAATAGATTTTTAAGTGAAATATGAAAAAGATAATCATTGTTTTTTTAACAATAATTTTGTTTGGAAAAGCAATTAATGCTTCAGAAGAATTATACATCAATGAAATCTCATTTTTAAAACCTGAATTCGTTGAGATTTACTCTTCAAACTATCTAAACTTCTCAGAAAAACTGTTTTATGATGATGGCGGCATTGATAAGGCGAATACTTTAAAACTAATTAACAACAAAGATTCAAACATTTACTTAATCGTTGGTGATGATTTCTTAGATGGATATGACATTTCACAAATAAATGCAACAATCTATGAAACTCAAAAATCTGGACTTGGTTATTATGGTCTAAAAGATTCAGGAGAAAATTTTACAATAACTCTAAATTCTACTCTAAATTTAATCTGGCCAAACAATCAAGAATATGAATTTGAAGAAAATCAAACTCTAAATTACAATTCCTCTTCGAAAGATTATTTTATAGCAAATTCTTCTCCTGGGGAGTTATCTCAGAATTTAAGTTTACCAGTAAACTCAAACATTAATATTACAAATGAATCTATACAAAATATAACTACAAATATTTCTTCATGTAATTTTTCATTTAAAATAATTCCTTATAAAAATTTAACATTTGATAAAATTGAATTTGAATTTGAAACAAATATTTCGGATTTTCAAATAGAATATTGGATAGAATCGTATTTGGGAAATATTGTAAAAAATAAAAGAAACACGACAAATCTTGATATGAAAACCTACACTCCAAATTCACAAACAGAACTATATTTCATTAAATCAAATCTATATTTTTTAAACTGTATTTTAAACGATTCAAAATTAATAACTTATTACAATAAAAATCCTATAACTACAAATTCTGAGGAAAAATCTTCTTCAAGTTCATCTTCTAGCAACGATAATCAAAATAAAATATCTCAATCCTACATTATTATTTTAAATGAACTAGACTTTTTAAATGGTTCAACAAATGTGTTAAAGTATGAGATTTACAAAGGAAACAGCCAAAAGAGAACAATATATTTTTATTTGAATAAAGAAAAAATAAGTAGTTTTGAATTAGAGAAATACTCAAAAATAAAAGGTTTAATAGAATTTAAAGAATTTAATTACAACAACACTCTAGTAATTGAAGGACTTGATTTGAAAAAAGAATTTAACTTTCTAAGAAATAATTCTCAAAATATTATGCCTGCTAAAAAATCTTTAGCATATTCTCCAAAATTACAAATATTCTCTATCAACAATTCCAAACTACATTTCAATATTGCAAATATCTCTCAAAATTTATCTGTCCTTTGTTATGTAAATAACATCCGAACAAAAGTTTCAACTGTATTAAATCTCTCGTCAAATAAAAGTTCGTCATATTTTTTAGAAATAAATGATACTAAACTCAAAGAAACAAAAGAGAAAAATTTCAATTTAAAACTGTATTGTAAATACAAGAAACTAGGTCTAAAAACTTACAACTATCTATCTCAAAATTTCACCTATTCTATTATCCAAAATTCTAATAAGAAAAAAATAAATTCAACTATTTTTGACACTTACAATTCCAACTCTATCCAATACATGTCCATTGAAAAAAGTCAAGACTCTATATTAACTTCAAAACCTGATTTAAATATTGAAGAAAATATAACAATTTACACTTCAGATAGATCAAACACGAAAAAATCTTCGATATTTTATGTATTTTTAGCTCTTTCTCTTATTGTAATTGTATTTATTGTGCTTTGGTAATCAATTTTAAACGATTAATTTAACATCTACCAAATAAATCCCTTTATCGCTACAAATAACTGGATTTAAATCTACTTCTTTAATCAAAGGAAATGTTTCTTGTAAATAAGAAATTCTAATTAATATCTCATAAAGATGTTCGAAGTGAATTGGCCTTGTCCCCCTGAATCCATTTAATCCCTTGTAAGCTCTAGAACTCTTAACAAGTGCTTCTGAAGAGGTTTTAGTCAAAGGACAAGTTGCAAAATTCACATCATTAAACAAACTAACATATGTTCCTCCCATTCCAAACATAATAAAATTACCTAAATTATCCTCAGACTTCAAACCAATAATGGTTTCAAATCCTTTAACTTCTTCTTCTAAGGTAATTGTGAAATCTTTTATTTTTTTTGAAATTTTATCAAACATCTCAATTGTTCTATCTTTAAAATTTTCAGAATCAATATTAAATTCTACTCCACCCAAATCAATTTTATGAATTGCAGACTTAGAATCAACTTTTAAAATAAATTTTTTATTTGAACTTATCTTAGTGGAAAGAACTTCATCTATATCTTTAAAAACTATTTTTTCAGGAAGATTAATTTTTAAAATATCCATAATCTTTTTC from the Candidatus Woesearchaeota archaeon genome contains:
- a CDS encoding S1 RNA-binding domain-containing protein, encoding MLYTKDGYPEPNEIVLCNVKKIYGNTTFVDLIEYEKEGVLTISEIAPGRIRNLREYVVENKTIICKVLRIDAKGRRIDVSLRRVPLPVMKKKLEEIKKEEYSERIYVDVAKETNTTKEDLFERTYAVIFDTYGTVFEALYEVMLDNTKVSIFNELKDVEKESFIKIINDRIKPEEVIFKEKFVLSSKMINGVELIKKSITNSLEPLNYEKFQITYTAAGKYEIVITHDDMKSANILYDKFRENLEKEAKENNLDLIIKEH
- a CDS encoding ThiF family adenylyltransferase; translation: MRYTRQNKIDFLPDNFNEIIKDKKIVIVGCGGIGSPLAVLLVKGGFLNLTLIDNDKIEEINIQRQIYNDIDIEEFKVECLKKYLILANPYSNITIYNEYLNGLNISKMCNGSDLIIDASDNFETRRIINNFCEKNSKDWIYNGAIKTEIISCIFKGKDKKFEKVFPNSVEDKKCAEFGILGSTTFASASLAYNHVLKYFLYEENNKLIKIDLWKNKIYEIKY
- a CDS encoding NUDIX domain-containing protein; translation: MNEENNIQKEILRKFMYNKKLKYGEIWDKKMCSSSNFDYHLKNLVGEGILKKEEDYYVLTTKGFNLVTSIDGVEIKTKGKPLVCSFVIGYKDGRVLLNTRKKQPFLGYLNIPGGKVELGVSKIKQAEIEFLEETGFLAKDLKLKCVTEKISLEEDTNEVAHHIIGYFYICREFEGELLKDTREGDNFWIEVDKIVDYKRFVDIDPIIKHSIEGESIKHYEINRILRNGEIIKTNIKELI
- a CDS encoding ParA family protein, encoding MTKVITVKVSKGGVGKTTISSNLAYLLSEKGFRVLLIDLDSQANLTKSFIKEIDEDKFTSSNLLGDDDFDLNYAKYSIKDNLDIIGADSGLYEVSRYLESIKNYHLKLKEKFEDKNFSNYDYIVLDLSPGVSDTLTDISLVASDLLICPTHFDVDSLTGLIHTINDISRLDELKILTKELNYLIVPNRYDLRFKVDNQAIIDMLYENIEEEFIATPIRENSHIKKARMRGITAIEYESAPEKKYEHKKATEDFEELLVKVSKLI
- the gatA gene encoding Asp-tRNA(Asn)/Glu-tRNA(Gln) amidotransferase subunit GatA is translated as MVFNEDICKKLKDLRSGKLSCVKNVSNFLANIEKNNEKYNIFLEINKDALKKAEELDSKLKNKGNLGTLFGLTFAVKSNISVKGLTISCASKTLENYKGTFNAEIIEKILNADGIIIGITNNDEFASGSSGENSAFGNTINPSSPNRIPGGSSSGSAAAVAADMCDIAFGSDTGGSIRNPASHCGIIGIKPSYGRVSRYGLVDLSMSLDQIGPFSKEVYGSALVLKEIAGFSENDSTTVDLPVQDFVNSKSESKYKIGVIKTFKNLVKDKGIQDLIDDKIESLKKLGHEIIEVDIKNIDLAIQAYYPIVYTEFYSGTRKFDGIKFGKKIEDTCGPEVLRRILGGKEISRSEYDGAYYKKSLKVKEIIAKEFERVFKEVDFIITPVTPTLPHKFETKLSIEDMYAYDAFTIPANLAGICGGVVSKDKIEDEGDKVSVGIQILADKFKEDNLFKGLYLLESLN
- a CDS encoding DUF4105 domain-containing protein, whose protein sequence is MRNFTYKTTKDYTTSYYNQTYDIDKLEGLDYIVEPFSSFEGLAHTFLSFKFENETYLSISVEIRKEKNESFSPLKGLFRNFELVYVIDDEKDLIKLRTNYRNDSVYLYPVKITKESLQLLFLDMINRTNQLKENLEYYNTLTNTCTTNILDHVDNITKGKIKYSYYVLFPGYSGKLIYDIGLINTSLSFDDAKQYYKINDLALANANSKDFSTNIRKEIK